One Mercurialis annua linkage group LG3, ddMerAnnu1.2, whole genome shotgun sequence DNA window includes the following coding sequences:
- the LOC130015272 gene encoding uncharacterized protein LOC130015272, whose product MEPLVIPRFVVLQSNGDKYLRYVKEEGTYLRYVKCDGNDILDPQSKFRVERSSSNPDLVHIRCCYNNRYLACLRQGSDFVVATSDTAEEDQSKWSCTLFRAMPNDSITFRLQHVRTGNNLCNFQTAGRDNDLCLVVRWSSSDRAGWDLFTFTDWESLVILPKHVALKGDNGKYLNNRSHLILEFGANDIGDHRVGEEIFTNPDGSIRLKNEFNGLFWRASPNWILPSSTAADLGPTTSFWPVRIKGNVIALRSKGNDRFLRRTSEDGLVDSLAASSWATTIDKQSYLVVEELVNRRQIYDVNYRLEDARVYNESIVSLARSCVTNMSNEIATLEVSMSYIQQRMYTISAGTSSSSTSSGGVSMGIPSIVDAGIETTESTGSDYEWGTTVNSSTTLTRRVPVSVNPMTKMTLTLVATLGFCDVPFSYMQQDTLINGQLETIKKHDGIFTGANCFGFQTEASDEPL is encoded by the coding sequence ATGGAGCCACTGGTAATTCCTCGGTTTGTTGTGTTGCAATCAAACGGTGACAAGTATTTGCGTTACGTTAAAGAAGAAGGAACGTATTTGCGTTACGTGAAATGCGATGGAAATGATATTCTTGATCCTCAATCAAAGTTTCGAGTTGAAAGATCGAGTAGCAACCCTGATTTAGTGCACATAAGATGCTGCTACAACAACAGATACCTTGCTTGCCTTAGACAAGGGTCGGATTTTGTGGTAGCAACGAGTGATACTGCGGAGGAAGACCAATCGAAGTGGTCATGCACGCTGTTTAGAGCCATGCCCAACGACAGCATCACATTTCGGTTGCAGCATGTTCGAACCGGAAACAATCTCTGCAATTTTCAAACAGCGGGCCGTGACAATGATCTCTGCCTAGTTGTCCGATGGTCTTCCTCGGATAGAGCTGGATGGGATCTCTTCACATTCACCGACTGGGAATCGCTCGTGATACTGCCCAAACATGTGGCACTGAAGGGAGACAACGGCAAGTATCTAAATAACCGCAGCCACTTGATTTTGGAGTTTGGAGCTAATGATATCGGAGATCATAGAGTTGGAGAGGAAATCTTCACCAATCCCGACGGAAGCATCCGCCTGAAGAATGAATTCAATGGATTATTCTGGAGGGCTTCACCAAATTGGATATTGCCATCATCAACTGCAGCCGACTTGGGTCCAACAACATCATTTTGGCCAGTCAGAATCAAGGGAAACGTTATCGCACTCCGTAGCAAGGGTAATGACAGATTTTTGCGTAGAACCAGTGAGGATGGCTTGGTCGATTCTCTTGCTGCGTCATCTTGGGCGACGACCATAGACAAACAGAGCTACCTGGTGGTGGAAGAGCTAGTTAACAGGAGACAAATTTACGATGTGAATTACCGGCTGGAAGACGCGAGAGTGTATAACGAATCAATCGTGTCATTGGCGCGATCTTGTGTCACAAATATGAGTAACGAAATCGCAACACTAGAGGTGTCGATGAGTTACATTCAGCAGAGGATGTACACCATCAGTGCGGGTACTTCCTCCTCATCTACTTCTAGTGGCGGAGTGTCAATGGGTATTCCTTCTATTGTAGACGCTGGCATTGAAACCACGGAGTCAACCGGGAGCGACTACGAGTGGGGAACTACCGTAAACTCATCCACCACGTTGACAAGACGAGTCCCGGTAAGCGTCAATCCGATGACGAAGATGACACTCACTCTTGTTGCAACGCTTGGATTCTGCGATGTTCCTTTCTCCTACATGCAGCAGGACACCCTCATTAATGGCCAACTAGAAACTATCAAAAAGCATGACGGTATTTTCACTGGTGCCAATTGCTTCGGCTTCCAAACTGAAGCCTCCGATGAACCGCTCTAA
- the LOC130015273 gene encoding uncharacterized protein LOC130015273, translating to MYSIQIGMDMSTIWVINESNLKEQVKVIELRSGKSLDNPHVTKVVQVDDVPINSDDEMAETPYVNALVGHHPTKVHVDAEKEQCEDEIKWKQRSRKEWLAYGDSNTHLFHRRATRRRARNKIDGLMGSQRNWKEEPGDNTNVVQSYVQDLFESSNSDIEDLNVVTNHIEHVVDEDMNSKLCAEFIKEEVKKALRVLASTKAHGVDGFPALFYKKVLEYCWERANRYFPILGKVIDQAQSAFVPGRSIIDNALIRFECIYLINNSRKKSNGPLALKLDMAKAYDMVEWYFIESMLVKLGFNGIWVKKIMNCLYSVNFSFLINSEGLSSLINNDVAEGVLHVIIFGENLLVSHLFFVDNSLLFARAYAEECYKIVELLKVYEKASGQVVNLDKSTLSFSKGTRDSLRQHLQQILQVTFVTCHETDLGLPLVGEKGKISQLSKIKFGINCNHGRRLRRCAIGSGGVVVMVTRGFTSLLGKQCVNLNAEECLLCRIWKRKYFRNVSFLEAKSSRTGSYTWKSVLRARDVLVAGLSWRVGNGRNIYIYHDKLINRESTFKIYIKPGMDENAKVSEPITDSKEWNMVVLRNVFDEHEVKCIANSPLAITNQNDVLRWHYDKYGIYNVKSGYRIAEEIKRHASSSDNEQFSKWWKYFWKLLISSKVKIFIWRIYHEWIPMRTRLVVRRNGYEC from the exons ATGTACTCTATCCAGATTGGAATGGACATGTCAACTatatgggtgatcaatg aatcaaatctaaaagagcAAGTAAAAGTAATTGAGCTTCGAAGCGGAAAATCACTTGACAATCCGCATGTTACGAAGGTGGTTCAAGTTGACGATGTGCCGATCAATAGTGACGATGAGATGGCTGAAACTCCATATGTCAATGCCTTAGTTGGACATCATCCAACAAAGGTACATGTAGATGCCGAAAAAGAACAGTGTGAGGATG aGATCAAGTGGAAGCAGAGGTCTAGGAAGGAGTGGCTTGCCTATGGTGACAGTAACACTCACTTATTCCATAGGAGAGCTACAAGGAGAAGAGCTAGAAATAAGATAGATGGTTTGATGGGCAGTCAAAGGAACTGGAAAGAAGAGCCTGGAGATAATACTAATGTAGTTCAAAGTTACGTTCAAGACTTATTTGAGTCTTCTAACTCTGATATAGAGGACTTAAATGTTGTCACTAACCATATTGAGCACGTGGTGGATGAGGATATGAACTCTAAGTTGTGTGCTGAGTTTATAAAGGAGGAGGTTAAAAAAGCTCTCAGAGTTTTGGCCTCAACAAAAGCTCATGGGGTGGATGGTTTTCCAGCTTTATTCTACAAAAAAGTACTGGAATATTGTTGGGAAAGAG CTAATAGATATTTCCCTATACTTGGTAAAGTTATTGATCAGGCTCAAAGTGCTTTTGTTCCTGGCAGGAGTATAATTGACAATGCTTTAATAAGGTTTGAGTgcatttatttgattaataactCAAGGAAGAAATCTAATGGTCCCTTAGCTTTAAAGCTGGATATGGCCAAAGCATATGACATGGTTGAATGGTATTTTATTGAAAGTATGCTTGTCAAACTAGGCTTCAATGGAATTTGGGTTAAGAAAATCATGAATTGTTTGTATTCTGtgaacttttcttttctgaTTAATAGTGAA GGACTTTCTAGTTTGATTAATAATGATGTTGCTGAGGGTGTTTTGCATGTCATTATTTTTGGTGAAAACTTGCTGGTCTCCCACCTCTTTTTTGTAGATAACAGTCTGCTGTTTGCAAGAGCCTATGCTGAGGAGTGCTATAAAATTGTCGAACTTTTAAAGGTATATGAGAAAGCTTCTGGTCAAGTTGTCAATCTGGACAAGTCAACTTTATCGTTTAGTAAGGGGACAAGAGACTCTCTAAGACAACATCTTCAACAGATTCTGCAAGTTACATTTGTTACTTGCCATGAAACTGACCTGGGACTTCCTTTAGTAGGAGAAAAAGGGAAAATTTCTCAGCTATCAAAGATAAAATTTGGAATAAACTGCAATCATGGAAGA AGGTTGAGAAGATGTGCAATAGGTTCTGGTGGAGTGGTTGTGATGGTCACAAGAGGATTCACTAGTCTACTTGGCAAGCAATGTGTAAACCTAAATGCAGAGGAG TGTCTTCTCTGTAGAATCTGGAAACGTAAGTATTTCAGGAATGTTAGTTTTCTTGAAGCTAAAAGCAGCAGAACAGGTTCTTACACTTGGAAAAGTGTGCTCCGGGCCAGGGATGTGTTAGTAGCTGGACTGAGCTGGAGAGTTGGTAATGGAAGGAACATTTACATTTATCatgataaattgataaatagagAATCCACCTTCAAGATCTACATCAAACCTGGTATGGATGAGAATGCTAAGGTTAGTGAGCCGATTACAGATAGTAAGGAATGGAATATGGTGGTGTTAAGGAATGTATTTGATGAGCATGAAGTTAAATGTATTGCAAATAGCCCTCTGGCTATCACTAATCAGAATGATGTGCTGAGATGGCATTATGATAAGTATGGTATTTATAATGTCAAGAGTGGATATCGGATAGCAGAAGAAATTAAGAGACATGCATCTAGTTCTGATAATGAACAATTCTCAAAGTGGTGGAAATATTTCTGGAAACTTTTGATCTCCTCAAAAGTTAAGATATTTATCTGGAGAATCTACCATGAATGGATTCCTATGAGAACTAGACTAGTGGTCAGAAGGAATGGATATGAATGTTAA